A region of the Amycolatopsis sp. cg13 genome:
GCGCAACCACTTCCCGACCTTGTCTACCGCTTCCGCCGCTTCCACCTACTCGATCCTCTCCAGGCTTCCGTCGGACTCGTGCTCCGCGATCGGCTTGGGCAAGACGTACGCCACCGCGCCGCCGGGAAGGTTCGCCCAGGGCACCGTCACCCCGGTGATCACGTGGAGTGATCTTCGGAGGCGAAAAGTGCTGGTCATGCGCTCCCGTTCGAGTGGCAGGGACGTCGTCGCGAACCGTACCGCCTGGTGGTGGACCAGGTTGCCGGGTTCTTCGCCGAATCGCAGAACGACGGTACCTTCCGCCAACCGAGTGAGTCTCTTGTTCCGCAGCAGCGTGAGGGGAGGGTCACCCGGCACGGGCTGGACCGGCCAGTCGGCGACCTCCCGCGCGGTTTCCAGCGGGGTTTCGCGGCCGCCGGTCGCGCGGGCGGGATGCAGCAGCAGCGCGCCGAGCAGCTGCTGTGCGGCGTCTTCGAGGCGGGCGAAGGTCTGTTCGCGGCCGTCCGGCGCGACGACTGTCCAACCGGCTTTGACCTGGTAGAGGCTCCATTTTCCGGCTTCCCGGCCGCCGAGGCAGCGGACGTCGCGCCAGATGCCGAAGGAATCGAGCCGGTGGCCGAGGTGGGCCAGCAGTTCGTCGGCGGACAGGACCGGGTCCGGGTTGGTTTCCCGCTCGGCCGCGATGTCTCCCGCGGTGCGCTGGACGTCGTCCGGAGTCGGGCGCGGACGGGGCTTCCCGGCAAGATCGGCTTCCGCCGTGCGGCGCACCAGATGCTCGACGTACGGCGGGTGAAAGCCCAGGTCACGGATGTGCTGGAGCAGTTCGGGCTCGGGCGCGGCGCCGTGTTCTCTGAGCTGCTCGGCTACCTCGACCGGCCAGATCCAGGTCCCGTCGGTCCGGTGTTTTTCACCGACCTCAGCCTCGCGTTCGAGGTACCGGAGGACGAGCGGCAGTTCTTCCTCCGACAGCGGTTCGCCGGTCCCGGCGGTGGCGTGCCGGAACTCGACGCCGAGCGGGAGGCCGACGTGCAGCCGCCACCAGTCGGGAAGGTGCTCGTCGTCGCGGGGGAAGGTGGTGAGTTCGGCGAGGTAGGCGGACGAATCGGGCGGCGTGGTCCACGGGGGCTCGCCGTCGGTGAAATATTCGAACTCGAACGCGCCGTCCGGGGTGAGTACGTAGCGCGCCTGAATCCAGGTGCCGCGCCCCTCCTGATACATCTCAGCCCGCAATGCGGTGAGCCGCTGGACGACCTCCGTGCTGGCGACGGTATTGCGCGCCTGCACCTCGAAATGGTCGCCGAGCTGGGCGAACCCGATCCCGGCCGCCGCGTCCGGATCGGCCCGGTGCGCCTTGACCAGCCGGCCGATCTCGACGAGCGCCTGCTGACCGGTACTCGTTGGTTCCACGTGAATCATTTCGTCCGGAGCGGACGACATCAGGACCCGCGACGGCGGTTCTGCGGAACGGTTCCGCGCGGACGGACGCGGCGCGGAGTCGGCCGCGGGGCAGGCATCGAGGAGGTGTGCTGCGGTTCGGGTGCGTCGGCCAGGTGCTGCACGAGCGCCTGGACGGTCAACGCGAGCTGCGCGGGCGTCGTCCGCTCGAAGGCGTCCGGGGCAAATTCGAGCCGGCCGAGCGTGCCTGCCGGCCCGGCGGTCGCGCGGACGAGCCCGTCGGGCGAGGTCAGGACAGCTGGAGCGGCGTCGAGACGGGCACGGTCGTCGCCGATGGTGCTCACGGTGGCCCCTCGTGTCGGTTGCGCGTGCCGAGATTAACTCGACCGGGTCACAAGTCACCCTAATGCCAGACGGTGAGTTACTACCCCCGTTTGGCTTCAACGGTTTGCGGCAGCGAATCGCCGCGGCGTCG
Encoded here:
- a CDS encoding glycohydrolase toxin TNT-related protein (This protein contains a domain related to Tuberculosis Necrotizing Toxin, which is the C-terminal effector domain of outer membrane channel protein CpnT, and which has a lethal NAD+-glycohydrolase activity.); translation: MIHVEPTSTGQQALVEIGRLVKAHRADPDAAAGIGFAQLGDHFEVQARNTVASTEVVQRLTALRAEMYQEGRGTWIQARYVLTPDGAFEFEYFTDGEPPWTTPPDSSAYLAELTTFPRDDEHLPDWWRLHVGLPLGVEFRHATAGTGEPLSEEELPLVLRYLEREAEVGEKHRTDGTWIWPVEVAEQLREHGAAPEPELLQHIRDLGFHPPYVEHLVRRTAEADLAGKPRPRPTPDDVQRTAGDIAAERETNPDPVLSADELLAHLGHRLDSFGIWRDVRCLGGREAGKWSLYQVKAGWTVVAPDGREQTFARLEDAAQQLLGALLLHPARATGGRETPLETAREVADWPVQPVPGDPPLTLLRNKRLTRLAEGTVVLRFGEEPGNLVHHQAVRFATTSLPLERERMTSTFRLRRSLHVITGVTVPWANLPGGAVAYVLPKPIAEHESDGSLERIE